From Vibrio crassostreae, one genomic window encodes:
- the wecB gene encoding non-hydrolyzing UDP-N-acetylglucosamine 2-epimerase: MKKLKVMSVVGTRPEIIRLSRVLAKLDEHCDHVLVHTGQNYDFELNEVFFSDLGVRKPDYFLSAAGKNAAETIGQVIIKVDQALEEIQPDAMLVLGDTNSCLSAIPAKRRKVPIFHMEAGNRCFDQRVPEETNRRIVDHTADINLTYSSIARDYLLAEGLPADRVIKTGSPMFEVLSHYMPQIDGSDVLSRLGIEKGQFFVVSAHREENVDSPKQLAKLAETLNKVAEKYDLPVIVSTHPRTRNRIEAQGVEFHPNIQLLKPLGFHDYNHLQKNAKAVLSDSGTINEESSIMNFPALNLREAHERPEGMEEASVMMVGLDVERVMQALQILETQPSGNERLLRPVYDYSMPNVSDKMVRIIHSYTDYVKRVVWKEY, encoded by the coding sequence ATGAAAAAACTAAAAGTAATGTCAGTGGTCGGTACTCGACCTGAAATCATTCGATTATCTAGAGTGTTAGCTAAATTGGATGAACACTGTGACCATGTTCTTGTCCATACTGGTCAAAATTACGACTTCGAGCTCAACGAAGTCTTTTTTAGTGATTTGGGCGTACGTAAACCGGATTATTTCTTAAGTGCTGCAGGTAAAAATGCAGCAGAGACTATCGGGCAAGTGATCATCAAGGTGGATCAAGCATTAGAAGAGATCCAGCCAGATGCAATGTTAGTATTGGGTGATACTAATTCTTGCTTGTCTGCTATACCCGCAAAACGTCGTAAAGTACCCATTTTTCATATGGAAGCAGGCAATCGCTGTTTTGATCAACGTGTACCAGAAGAAACTAACCGTCGTATTGTTGATCACACCGCCGATATCAACCTAACTTACAGCTCGATTGCGCGAGATTACTTACTGGCGGAAGGTCTACCTGCTGATCGTGTGATTAAAACAGGCAGTCCAATGTTTGAGGTATTAAGTCACTATATGCCTCAAATTGATGGCTCAGATGTATTATCTCGTTTGGGAATTGAAAAGGGACAATTTTTTGTGGTGAGCGCTCACCGTGAAGAAAACGTAGATTCTCCGAAACAGCTGGCAAAACTAGCTGAAACTTTGAATAAAGTTGCAGAGAAGTATGACTTACCAGTTATCGTATCAACTCACCCGAGAACTCGTAACCGAATTGAAGCGCAGGGCGTAGAATTTCATCCTAACATCCAGTTATTAAAGCCTCTGGGTTTCCACGATTACAACCACCTTCAAAAGAATGCTAAGGCGGTGCTGTCTGACAGTGGAACCATAAATGAAGAATCATCCATTATGAACTTTCCAGCACTAAACCTTCGTGAGGCTCATGAGCGCCCAGAGGGAATGGAAGAGGCTTCGGTCATGATGGTTGGTCTAGATGTCGAGCGTGTAATGCAAGCGCTGCAAATTTTAGAGACTCAGCCAAGTGGTAATGAGCGACTATTACGCCCAGTATACGATTACAGCATGCCGAATGTATCTGACAAAATGGTGAGAATCATTCACTCGTATACGGATTACGTAAAGCGAGTCGTTTGGAAAGAGTATTAA